One genomic region from Melioribacteraceae bacterium encodes:
- a CDS encoding BamA/TamA family outer membrane protein, whose amino-acid sequence MIKFFLNPISCRITFPSNILLFLLISLFLNGFAFPQSIQKIEIAGAENFTTAEYRNWIKISERSKYYKGIEDSIRKRIGTELKSNGYYNYSFEKIESVLIDSSQIRIIVSINEGMPTLIRNINYNKSITDSTLLEYGFLKLRGSTFSRVSIENSINEILTGFENRGYPFANIRIESVYFYNESGSDNPLADIYLTIDAGRESRINRIELSGNSKTKADLIVRAIGLKPGDLYIQNNIDNVAVRLNRLRFFEPVDPPEFYFNSSDEGILKISVREKETNNFDGIIGYIPGIHQNEKGFVTGFINVNLRNLFGTGRSAAFKWQQENRYSQELEIRYLEPWLFNFPLNIEAGLFQRKQDSTYVQRSAEGKIEYAATDEISASLILNTQSTIPSERASKSFTVYNSTSFTTGLNVKIDTRDDFYAPLSGILLSNSYKYTSKSIDGPKDFITPDLKTSIGFQRLEIDLHYFLQIFRDQVISAAVHARELKGNDVEISDLYLLGGTNTLRGYREKQFAGNRILWSNLEYRYLLSRRSFVFLFFDTGYFLRNEDSLNNIPSVSEFKYGYGIGFNIETALGILGVSFALGEGDSFGEGKIHFGIINEF is encoded by the coding sequence ATGATTAAGTTCTTTTTAAATCCAATCTCCTGCCGCATTACATTCCCTTCTAACATTTTGCTGTTCTTATTAATAAGTCTATTCTTAAATGGATTTGCCTTCCCCCAGTCAATTCAAAAAATTGAAATTGCAGGTGCGGAAAATTTCACCACTGCTGAATACAGGAACTGGATTAAAATTTCTGAGCGCTCCAAATATTACAAAGGTATTGAGGATTCAATAAGAAAAAGAATCGGCACCGAATTAAAATCGAACGGTTACTACAATTACAGTTTTGAAAAAATCGAATCCGTTTTAATTGATTCATCACAAATTAGAATTATTGTTTCAATAAATGAAGGAATGCCTACTTTAATCAGAAATATCAACTATAACAAATCCATAACCGATTCAACTTTATTGGAATACGGATTTCTAAAGCTAAGAGGAAGTACTTTCAGCAGAGTAAGTATTGAGAACAGTATCAATGAGATATTAACCGGCTTCGAAAATAGAGGATACCCGTTTGCAAACATTAGGATTGAATCGGTCTACTTTTATAACGAATCCGGTTCAGACAATCCGCTTGCAGATATCTATCTGACAATCGACGCGGGTAGAGAGAGCCGTATTAACAGAATAGAACTTTCCGGAAATTCTAAAACGAAAGCTGACTTGATAGTAAGAGCAATAGGATTGAAACCCGGGGATCTCTACATTCAGAACAATATTGATAATGTTGCAGTAAGACTGAACCGTCTCCGCTTCTTCGAACCGGTTGATCCGCCTGAATTCTATTTTAATTCCTCGGATGAAGGAATATTAAAAATAAGTGTACGGGAGAAGGAGACTAATAATTTCGACGGAATAATCGGATATATACCCGGAATACATCAGAACGAAAAAGGATTTGTAACTGGATTCATAAATGTAAATCTAAGGAATCTCTTCGGAACCGGACGGTCTGCCGCGTTTAAGTGGCAGCAGGAGAACCGTTACTCACAGGAACTTGAAATACGTTACCTTGAACCCTGGCTGTTCAATTTTCCCTTGAACATTGAAGCAGGACTTTTTCAGCGGAAGCAGGACAGTACTTATGTGCAGCGGAGCGCAGAAGGTAAAATCGAATATGCAGCTACGGATGAAATCTCCGCGTCATTAATTCTCAACACACAATCGACAATTCCCTCGGAGCGCGCGAGCAAAAGTTTTACGGTTTACAATTCTACGTCATTCACTACGGGATTGAATGTTAAGATTGATACACGGGACGACTTTTACGCTCCTTTAAGCGGTATTCTGCTAAGCAATTCTTATAAGTATACATCGAAGAGTATTGATGGGCCAAAAGATTTTATAACGCCTGACTTAAAAACCAGCATCGGATTTCAAAGACTGGAAATTGATCTCCATTATTTTCTTCAGATTTTCCGGGATCAGGTTATTTCAGCAGCGGTTCACGCTAGAGAACTTAAAGGTAACGACGTTGAAATCAGCGATCTTTACCTACTGGGTGGAACAAATACTCTGCGGGGATACAGGGAAAAACAATTCGCTGGCAACCGGATACTCTGGTCCAACCTCGAATACCGCTACCTTTTAAGCCGCAGATCTTTTGTGTTTCTATTCTTTGATACCGGCTACTTCCTGAGAAATGAGG